In one window of Armatimonadota bacterium DNA:
- a CDS encoding type II toxin-antitoxin system HicB family antitoxin, which yields MKYPVVLKPDAEDGGFIVECPAIPGCVSEGDTVEEAMANIRDAIAGRLAALRDKGEALPARHVVRAFARIGCEFERHTGSYRVLCGAARRQNLDAE from the coding sequence ATAAAGTACCCAGTAGTGTTGAAACCGGACGCGGAAGACGGCGGATTCATCGTCGAGTGTCCCGCCATCCCAGGCTGCGTCAGCGAGGGTGACACCGTCGAGGAGGCGATGGCAAACATCCGGGATGCTATCGCCGGCCGCCTGGCCGCGCTGCGCGACAAAGGCGAGGCGCTGCCCGCGCGACATGTCGTGCGGGCATTCGCCAGGATCGGCTGCGAATTCGAGCGCCATACCGGCAGCTACCGGGTTCTCTGCGGCGCCGCACGCCGCCAGAATCTAGATGCCGAATGA